TGCCCGACATGCTGCAGGCGCTGCACGACGCCGCCCGGCAGATCCGCGAGGCCGGTAAGGACCGCGGCCCCGAACTAGGCCTTACCGATCCGGCGCTCGATTACCGCGTGGCGGTCTGAACCGAAGGTGCGGACAGCGACGTAACCGCTGCCCCCCCCAAAAGCGGCTCGAGCCGCGACAGGATCCGGCTCAATTCGGCATGGTCACCCGGATCAAATCGCGGACCCGCTGCGCGCGTAAAGGCGCTGTCGATCACGCCGCGCCGCCGAAGCACTTCCTTGGTCAGTCGCCAACGGAACACGGCCTGCATCATGAGGATCGGGAGCACCGCTTCGTACAGATCGCGCACCGCTTCTTCATTGCCGGCACGGTGCGCGCGCATCAATGCGACATGAATCTCCGGCGTCTCGACCGCGGGCATCGTTCCGATTGCGCCGCGCGCAAGTTCGTCAGTGATGTAGCGACCGCCCGCACCGCCAAAAACACCGAGCAAATGCGCCGGCGGATCGGCGAGCATTTCGCTGATCCGCTGGCCGCACGGCATATTCTCTTCCTTGACCCAGCGGATCGAATCGGTCGCCTCGACCACCGCGCGCAGCTGCGCGGTATCGAGACCCAAGCCCATGGGCACGGGGGCGTTCTGCACCATGAGCGGGAGCACGGCCTGCCGACCCAACGCGCTGTAGAACGCGCCGAGCAACCCGGTGTCGGGACCGATCGCCTTTGGAGTCATGACCATAGCGGCCACCGCTCCCGCGCCGGCGCCCGCCGTCGCCAAGCGTATGCTTGTCGCAACATCGTCGCCGCTTGCGCCGACCACGAAGTTCGCGCGTCCGGCCACCCGAGCGCCGACAAAGCCGATCAACGCCTCGCGCTCTTCGAGTGAAAGCATGTCATACTCGCTGGCCAGCCCGGGGAAGACCAACCCGTCAACGCCGCACGCAAGCGCAAACTCGATGACATTGCCAAGCCCGTCGAGGTCAATCTCGCCGGCTTCATCAAAGACCGTCGGCAGCACCGGAAAAACGCCACCTATCGCGTTACTCATGTATGATTCCCGTCAGCATTTTTTTTGGGCAGCGCCAATATTGAAAGGGGGAGGAATCGAAGTCCGAACTTCGATCCCTCGCGATAATTCACACCCTAAAAGGCCGGCGCGTTAGAATCTGGCGTTGAAGCCGACCGAGAATCGTCGTCCCTGCACCCCATAGAAGGAAGTTGCTTCGGACGATTCAACATAGCGCCGCTGAACTTCATTGTTCAGATTTGACGCATCGGCAAAGATGGTGAAATTCTTGAGTTCATAGCGAATGGATGCATCGATCGTCCGATACGGTGCATAATAGATTGCCGTGCTTCCAGGACCTACGCTATCGAAATATTTGTCACGATAATTGTAAGCAACCCGCGCGCCAAAACCATATTTCTCAAAGTAAGCAACAATATTGTAGTTTATTTTCGAAAGTCCCTGAAATGGGAGAGAATTGCGCTGTCTATCGAGCAACGAGGTCGTGCTGTCGATATAGGAGAAGTTCGCTACCACACCGAACCCATCGAGCGGTGCGGGCAGGAAGTAGAATGGCGTTTGAAACAAAACCTCCACGCCCTTAACCTTACCGCCAGTTCCATTGAATGGGCGTGTGATCAAATACCCGAGCGGCGAATCCGGTGGCGCGACTTCTCCGGTCGGAATCTCATAATTGGCGCGACTGTAAATGAACGTTGATACATCTTTATAGAACGCACCGACCGTCAGCGCAGAGCCCCGCGCGAAATACCATTCCAGCGCGGCGTCATATTGGTCCGCGCGGAGCGGCTGCAATGCGGGATTGCCGGCGTTTCCGTTATAGGGCGTCAGGCGGTTCAAGGTGAGATCGGGCGACAGATCGATCGAGTCCGGCAAGCCCAAGACCTTGGCATAACCAAGTCGGAAAACGAGCTTGTTCGTCAGTTCGAGCTTGGCCACTGCGCTTGGCAGCCAGTTAGCGAAGCGCGTCTTGACCACCAGGGGGTCGGCGAGGCCGCTCGCACGCTTGATCGCGCCATTCGCCGCCCGGTCGGTTTCGGTGTAGCGCAGCCCTACGTTGCCGGTCAGCGGCATAGCACCGAGTTGCGCTGCGAACCCGACCTTCACATAGGCCGCCATTGTCTTCTCGGAGATCCGGAACGACTGCAGTGGATCGACGAACCGCGCAGGACACAGGCCGCTGTTGGGCGCGATGGTCTCGCACGCCGTGCCGAATGGCAGGCTCGACGACAACGCCGCGACATATTTGGTCGCGATGGCAGGCGCCCCCCCGAGGAGCAGATCGGGGTAGCTCCTCACGCCGTACACGGCGGGCCCGCTCGCCACGGGGAACGTCTGTGCAGGCGTCGCTCCGCTGAAGGCAACCTGCCGTTGAATCGTGTCACGCGTGGTATTCAGCGCGGAGTACCGCATGCCGGCGTCGATTTGCGACAGGAAGGCGTTGAGGGTCTTGAAGGTAAAATCGATCCTGCCGGCCGTTTCCTGAGCCGTGTTGCGATTGAAATTGTCGAAGATGTTGGAATAGCGGAATTGCGCTGGGTCGGCCGCATTCAGCGCGGCCGGTCCGTTCAGCGTAGGAATGCCGCCACCGCCGACGTCAAAATTGAACAGATATTTGTTCAGCGACGTCACGCGCACATATGTCTGCGAGACGTCCATCGTGGCGCGCGAATAGTTTACTTCCGGCCTTACCGAGAAGCGCCCGTCATTGGTGCTCCACTTGAAACCGAGCGCGCTGCTCACGGTATCGCTTTTGACCTTGAGTGCCTCTGCATTGCCCTGCGCGACCTGATTGATCGTCCCCGATGTAAGGATTTCGTTCGTGGACACTTTGTAGGTCGTATAGTCACCGGCGACCGTGCTCAGAGGCACGGAGAACCAGTCGCGGGTCCGGTTGGTATTGAGGTGGGAATAGGCGACGTCGCCATAGAGTTCGAGACTGTCGGACGGGCGCCACTGGAAAGCGCCGTTGCCGCCGATCCGCTCGCGACGCTCCCGCAGCCGCTGATACCGCAAATCCGCGATGTAAAGTGCCGGGTTGCCGTCGCCGTTCGGGTCATTGGCCTTGGGGTTGGCCACGGTGTTGAACGAGCTCGTCAGCGGGGTGTAGCCCGTGAAGGAATTGAACGAATCCTCGTTGACCGGCTTGTTCGAATAGGTCGCGTTGACCAGGATCCCGAACGTGTCGTCGGCGAAGGTATTCGAATAGAGCGCCGACCCGTCATATCCCCAGCGCTTGTCCTGATCCGAATAGACGCCCGAGCCCGACACTGCGATCAGCTGGCCTTTCTTGTCGAACGGCTTGCGCGTGATGATGTCGACCGTCCCGCTGAGCGACCCGTCCGCGCGCTCGGCACCCTGCAGCTTGATGACATCGAGCCGTCCGATCAATTCCGAGGGAAACAGCGACAACGGGCCATAATCCGAATCCGCCACGGCAGCGATGCCGAGCCCGCGACCGTTGGGATTAACCAGCGTACGACCGTTGATTTCCGTGCGGTTCTGGCGAAGCCCGCGGATCGAAACGCTCGTACCTTCGCCCAAAGCACGGCGAATCTGGACGCCTGAGACACGCTGCAGCGACTCGGCAATCGTGTTGTCTGGGAGCTTTGCGACATCCGTGGCAACGATCGATTCCTGGAACTGATCCGTGTTGCGCTTGGCGTCGAGCGCTTCCGCCAGGCTCCGGCGATAGCCCGTCACGACGATGTCGGCGCCGGCGGTATCCGCCTGCGCATCGGGGGTGTCGCGCGACTGGCTGACGTCCGTGCTCGTGCTTGGCGCTGCAGGTTGTGTCTGTGCGAAAGCCGGTGCGCCGGCAAGCAAGGCGCCGAGACAAACACCACTCAGCAGAATGTTCGATTTCATGACTTTCCCTCTCCCCGATTGCTTTTGAAGCAGTGCTTTGGGTTGGGCCGTTGTTGCACACTTAGCTACACTGTCAAGTGCACCACATTTGAAATGCCTTTTTATTTTCGCAGTCTGGGTCAGCGTCGAGCGATGCTGGCCCCGCCATCGATGAGATAATCGACTCCGGTGATCCAGGATGCCTCGTCCGAACATAGGAAGAGCGCTAGCGCTGCTACGTCGTCAGGGGTGCCCCACCGGCCCAGCGGATGTCGTGCGATGTTTGCCCGGCGGGCGACGTCGGGATCGGGGCGCGAGTCGAAACCGCCGCGCAGCAAGGGCGTATCGATCGACGCGGGGCGGATCGCGTTCACGCGCACCGCGTCGGGCGCGAGTTCGAGCGCCAGCGTCTTGGTGAAACTGTCCAGCGCGGCCTTCGATGCGGCATAGGCCGCGAGCCCGGGTGTCGCAAAGGTTGAGTTGATCGAAGAGATGAACAGGAACGCGCCGCGCCGACGTTCGCACATGCCAGGTCCAAACGCCTTTGCCAGACGAAGAGCCCCGCCGACATTGACGTTCATCATCCGGGCCAGGAAATCGCTATCGGTATCCAGCGTAGCGCTGCCCGCCCCGATCGCCGCGGCATGGACGACGATCGTCGGCCACAGGCCCGCTTCGCTCACCGCACGAGCTGCCGCCTCGACCGAGGCGTCTTCCCCCAGGTCGCAAAGCAGGGTCATGTCGCCATCGGCCGAAGCCTTTCTGTCGAGCGCGACCACGCGACTACCCTCCCCTGCGAAGCGCCGCGCAATCGCGCCGCCGATGCCGCCGGCCGCGCCCGTGACGACGGCAACATGCCCCTTGAGTCGTTCAGTCATCGAACGTGTTTCCTTCAGCCGAAAATTGCCGGATCGTGGCAAAGCCGTGCGCAGTGAGATGGTCGTTGTCGATCACCTCCACCTTCGCGCCGAGGTGGGCGAGCGCGGCACGAAACAGGGGCGCCGCATGGCCGCCTCCCGTGACGAAATATTGTCGCGCAGCGTCGCCTGGCCCGGGAAGATTTTCGCGCACATCGCTGCCGATCAGGACGCCCCAGATGAAAGAGGCCGCGTCTTCCTCGGTCAGATGCTGGGCCAGCACCCGCGAGCGCGCCGAGAACAGGAGCCGGGCAGGACTTCCGCCGTCTGCCGCAAGCGTAAGCCCGGCGCGGAAGGCGTCGCCATCGTGCGGTGCGGCCTGGGTCAATGGGGCAAGGATACTGCGCTCCGCAATGAGGGCGTGAAGCTCGGCCGTCATCGACGTGTGAAATCGCTCGATCCGCGCCCGGCCCATTTCGATCCACTTCCCGTGCATACCGGGTACTGACAGGAGGACGGCGTCGACCAAGTCGCAGTGACCGATCAGGCCTGCTGCAGCGACTTCCTCGCCCCGCATGACGTCATAGTCGCCGAACCGCGACGTGCAGGATAATCCGGGCAGGATCCGCAACGGCGTGCCTGCAATCATGGTCTGGCGCGCGTGCCGGGCGAGTTGCGCCGGCGTCGCGGGACAGGGCAGGTGCGGGACCGATTCCAGGCCGATTGGCGATCCGACCATTCCGGCCAGCCACAGCGTCTCCGACGCGCTGGGCCACCGCTGCCGCAGGTGCGCGACTCTGGCCACCTGCGCCGCGCGATCCAGATCGACCAGCCGCACCTCTTCGATCACCTGATCCACGATATCGCCCGTGGCCGTGAGCAGACGCGCACGGATTTTCGCGGTGCCCCATTCGACCGCGATGAAGCTTTCACGGTTCATATCCCGCTCTCCCGGTCGACCATCGATCGCCCCGTCGTCGCGAAATAGGCGGCCACCACCCCCAGTGGATAGGCCACCGCGATGACCAGAAACATCGGCCGATACGTGAGCACCGCGACCAATTGGCCTACCATATAGGTCGATGCGATCGTCGCGAGACCCGAGGCAATTCCGCCGATCCCCATCACCTTCCCAATATGGCGCGTCGGATACAGATCGACCGGAAGCGCGGTCTGGTTGGTAACCCAGGCGGTGTGACAGAAGGCGACAATTGCCCCGAGTGCGAGGCTGACTGTTACGCTCGGTTGCAGTGCGTTGAGCGCGCCAAGCGGCGCGACGAGCGCGACCAGCGCCATGACCATGACGCGCGCGAGTGCCGGCTTGACGCCGCGGCGTACGATTCGCCCGGACAGCAGGCCGCCGCCAACCGCGCCAAAGCCTGCTGCGGCGTAGACGATCCATGTGGTACGCCCCATCTCCGCGATACTAAGTCCGCGCTCTTCGGTCAGATATTTGGGAAACCAGAAGAGATAGAAGAACCACACGGGGTTGGTCAGCGCCGCCGCCAGCGCGTACCACCATACGCCACGGGTACGCATCACCGCAGCCCAGCCGCGCCAACCCGATTCATCGATCGGCTCGGCCTGTGTGGCAACGGGCTCGGCGTCAGCCGCCGCATCGGCCGCATAGACTGGCAAGGCAGTGTTCGGCCGGTACAGCAGTAGCCATCCCCCCAGCCAGAGGAGCCCGGCCAAGCCGCAGAGGACGAACGTGAGGCGCCAGCCGACCGTCAGGAACAGAACCGCCATCAGCGCGGGCGAGATCGCCGCTCCGAAATGGGCCGCGGAGGAATATAGCCCGATCGCGAGCGCGCGCTCTTTCTTCGGGAACCACTCCCGCACCAGCTTTGGCGAGGCCACCCAATTGCCCGCCTCTCCGAGGCCAAGCGCGAAGCGACTGACGCCCAGATGAAAAACGCTCTGCGCGAGGCCAGTGCCTGCGCTGGCGAGCGACCACCAGCCGACGAAGAGGATCATGCCCCAGCGCGCGCCAAGCCGATCCACGACAAAGGCGGCGACCAGTCCACCGAGCATATAGGCGACGAGAAAGGCGTTGACGACCGCGGCATAGCCTTGGTCGTCGATCACCAGGTCGCGCTGGACGGCGCCGGCCATCAGCGCCAAAGTCTGGCGATCGACGTAATTGAGCACGGCGGCGAGCGCCAACATTGCGACGATGATCCACCTGAACCCGGCCGTCGTTACGCGTGCGCTGCCCACCAATTCCCTCTCCCATCGCTCGTTGGCTTGCCGCAACTTCCGCACAGCTGGATATTTCGCTATCAGCGTGTATCGTTTATAGCAACGAAATGATCGTAGATAGGCTTAGAATGTCGACGCGTCTCGAGTCCCTCCCCTTACTGCACGCGTGGCCAGTGAAAGCGGGTCTGGCTGAGTCACCGCACTGGATCGCGGCGACGGCGACGCTGGTATGGGTCGATATCGTGAGACCGTCTGTAAACATCCTCGACCCCGATACCGGAGAAAATCGCGAAACCCTCGTCGTCGCCAAAATCGGCTCGGCGAGCGCGACGGCGAGCGGAGGCCTGCTGGCCGCCCTTGAGCGCGAGCTCTGGCTCGGCGACGCCGCCGCCGAGTTGCGGCGATTTAAAGTGCCCGCCATGGACGGCACGCATTTCAACGATGGAAAGTGCGATCCTGCCGGGCGGTTCTGGGTGGGTTCGCGCTCCAGCGATGGAACGCTCGGCAAGGGCTCGCTGTATCGCCTCGATGCCGCAGGTGACCTGCGTGTGATGGCTTCGGGCTTCGACGTGTGCAACGGCCTCGGCTGGAGCCCCAACGGCGCGACCTTCTACCTCGTCGATACCGTGCCGCGACTGCTCTACCGCTACGATTTCGACGTGGCATCAGGCGAACTGTCGAATCGCAGCATCGTGCAAGATTTCGCGGGCATCCCTGGGAAACCGGACGGATTGGCGATCGACGCCAAGGGTCGCATCTGGTGCGCGATGTGGGACGGCGCGGGGATCGCGATCCTCGCGAGCAACGGGGAACAACTCGGCTGGCTCGAGACCCCCTGCCCGCGCCCCACGAGCTGCGCTTTTGGCGGCGATGAGGGGCGGACGCTTTTCATCACCACTGCCGCTCACGGGCTGTCGGTCGATGATCGGGCGTTCGGAGCGTCGGGCAGTATTCTCGCTTTCCTAGCACCGGATGCTGGCGCACCCGTGGCCAGCTATGGCGCGCCGGTTCCCACGCGACATTGGGGCCGATAGCGCGCCGATTTGCAACGCCGCGATCAGCAGTTCGATTTGGCGCCGAGCCGCTCCGAGATCTCGCGCGCGGCCAGCGCGAGCTCGGCGTGGGCGCGCGCCAGTCCCGCTGCGCGGTCCGCATCGACCTGATCGAGATAAGGGATCGCCAATACCGCCGTGATCGCGCCGCTGTGATCGAACACAGGATAGCCGATATCGGTAATGCCCACGGTTTTTGCGCTCGTCACCTCGTAATAGCCCTGTCGCCGGATCGTCGCGGCACGCGTGTCGGTGGCGTCCTGGTCGAGAGCGACGCCCGCATTTTCGCCGGCACTCCGCCGTAGCGACTCGCGCACGCGCGCGTCCGCGAAAGCGTAAAGAATATTGCCCGAACACGATTGGAAAACCGGTGCCTGAGTTCCGACGCGCACGCTGAAGCTGAGATCGGCAAAGCTCTCCTGGCGCGCGATGATCCGGATAACGGCGTCGTCGAGGATGGCCAAATGGCAGGATTGCCCGGTATGCTGCGACAATCGCCGCATCGGTGCTGCCGCGGCGTTGACCAACATGTTGATCGGCAGATGCATGTGGGAAAGCTGAAAGAGCTTCATCGTTAACTGAAACTTGTCCGAACTTTCCTGAGCGGCAACGTATTGACGCTGTTCGAGCACGGCGAGCATGCGGAAGATCTCGCCCACCGATCGACCCAGCTTCGCGGCCAGCTCGCTCAGGCCTACGCTGTCGGGCGTAACTGCAAGCAGCTCGAGGATATCCAAGCCCTTTTCCAGCGCCGGTGCCGAGTAGAGCTTGCGTTTGGTGGGCGGCTTGCTCCCGGTGTCCATTTCGTCGCGCACCTTCCTTGGGTTCCTCACAAGGCCGTCCTCTGATGGGCAAAGCGCTCAAATTCAAGCGCGCTTACTATAAACTTGCACATATGAAATCTATTTGCGTATATGGCTTATGCGGGAGAGAGTGAACTTGGTTCCGGGTACGAGTTGGCACCAGCATCACGGTGCGCGCGCATTGGGGCTGGGCTGCGCGCCCTTGGGTAATCTTTATCGCCAGATAAGCGACGGCGAGGCCCGTGCCGTGCTCGACGCCGGGTGGGACGCCGGACTGCGCTATTACGATACAGCGCCATTTTACGGCTTCGGACTGTCGGAACGGCGGGTCGGCGACGCCTTGCGCGCGCGGCCGCGGCACGAATTCCTGCTGTCCAGCAAGGTCGGGCGCTTGCTCGACCCGATCGCGCGCGCCGATGGATCGGAGATGCGCATGGGGTTCGCCTCACCAATGCCATTCACACCGCGCTTCGACTATAGCTATGACGGCGTAATGCGATCGTATGAGGCCAGTCTGCATCGCCTCGGCCTTTCGCGCATCGACATCCTGCTGGTCCACGACATTGGCCGTATGACGCATGGCGCAGACAACGACCGGCATTTCCGCGACCTTGCGGAGGGCGGATATCGCGCCCTCGATGAACTCCGCGCCGCCGGCGACATATCCGCGGTGGGCCTGGGGGTGAACGAATGGGAAGTTTGCGACGCGGCGATGCAGATCGGGCGGTTCGACTGCTTTCTGCTGGCGGGACGATATACGCTGCTCGAGCAGGATCCGCTCGACCGCTTCTTCCCCAAATGCAGCGAGCATGGCGCATTGATCATTCTGGGCGGCGCGTATAATTCCGGCATTCTCGCAACGGGCACGCGGGGCGGCGGCGAGATGCATTACAATTACGCGCCCGCGCCACCCGCGATCATTGCCCGAACGCAGCGGATCGAGGCGATCGCCGACCGGCATGGTGTTACACTCGCGGCGGCGGCCTTGCAGTTCCCCCTCGCGCATCCCGTCGTCGCGTCGGTGATCGCGGGCGTCGGCAGCGCGGGTCGCGTGGCCGAGACGATCGCGCTGTTCCAGGAAGCCATTCCCGCGGCATTCTGGGAAGACATGAAGGCACATGAGCTGATCGCCGCGCATACGCCCGTTCCGCGCGGTGGCGCCTGAACCGTGCAGATCGATTCCCATCAGCATTTCTGGTCGCTCGATCGCGGCGATTATGCATGGCCCACGCCGGATCTGGCGCTGATCTATCGCGACTTCGATGCGGCTGACCTGGGCCCGTTGCTCGCCGCGATGGGCGTGGACGGGTCGATCCTCGTCCAGGCCACGCCGACGACCGCGGAAACGCAATTCCTGCTGGAAGTCGCCGCGCGCCATACGTTCGTGAAGGGCGTCGTCGGTTGGGTCGACTTCGACCGACCCGACGCCAGCGCCAATGTCGCCCGACTTGCAGGCAATCCGCGGTTAAAAGGGCTGCGGCCGATGATCCAGGGGATCGCCGACGATCACTGGATGCTCCAAGCGCATCTGGCGCCGGTCTTTGACATGATGGTCCAGTGTGGGCTCGTCTTCGACGCGTTGATCCGGCCACAGCATTTGCCGATCCTCGCGCGCTTGCTGCACCGCTATCCGCGCCTGTCGGCGGTCATCGACCATGGCGCCAAACCGCAAATCGCGGCTGCGGCGTTCGACGACTGGGCCGCCGCCATGGCCCGGATTGCGCGCAAGACGCAGGTTTGCTGCAAACTTTCCGGCCTGTGGACCGAAGCCGGCGGCGATACCGGCATTTCGCGGATCGGCCGCTATGTCGATCATCTGCTGGCATGCTTCGGCCCGGATCGCTTGCTGTGGGGAAGCGATTGGCCGGTCGTGCTGCTCGCGGGCGAGTATGGCGCGTGGCACGCGCAGTGTCGCGATCTGCTGTCACATTTGTCCGCCGCCGATCAGGACGCAATTTTCGGCGGCAATGCGCGGAGGCTCTATGCCCTTAGTTGAGCCAGCATTCATCCTGATCCACCCGCTCGACAACGTGCTCGTCTGCTGTCGGCACTGCGAACCGGGGCTGGCGGTGCAGATCGATGGCGTTTGCGAGACGCTGCGCGAGCCGATCGGGGTCGGCCACAAGATTGCCCGGCGACCGCTCGCCCCGGGGGAAAGCGTGGTGAAATACGGCGCTCCGATCGGGTCGGTAACGGTGGCGGTCCCCACCGGCGGGCATGTTCATGGCCACAACATGCGTAGCGATTACCTCGACAGCCATACCCGCCAAACCGCCAATCTGCGCGAAGAGACACAATGATCGATCTACAAAAGAAGCGGTTGCAGGGCTATCTTCGTGCCGACGGGCGCAAGGGCGTGCGCAACGTTGTAATCGTGGCCTATCTGGTCGAGTGCGCGCATCATGTCGCGCGCCGCATCGTCGACCGTGCGGATGATCCGTCGGTTCAGCTGATCGGGTTTCCGGGCTGCTATCCCAACACCTACGCGCTGAAGATGATGAAGCAATTGGCGACCCATCCCAATGTCGGCGGGGTGCTGCTGGTGTCGCTCGGTTGCGAGGCGTTCAATCGTAGCGAGCTGGCCGACGCGGTGGCGGCAAGCGGCCGTCCGGTCGAGACCCTGGTGATCCAGGAAAGCGGTGGCACCGCCGCGACGATCGCAGCGGGGCTGGCAACGATTGCAGACCTCCGGTCGATTGTCGAACGCACCCCGCGCGTGCCGATGCGGGTATCCGAGCTGGTCGTCGGCACGATTTGCGGCGGCTCCGACGGCACCAGCGGGATTTCCGCCAACCCTGCAGTCGGACGCTGTTTCGACCGCCTCGTGGAGGAGGGAGCGACCTGCATTTTCGAGGAAACCGGCGAATTAATCGGGTGCGAACACATCATGGCCGCACGCGCGCTCACCACGGATCTTGGCCACGAGCTCGAGGGCGCGGTCGATAAGGCGGCGCGTTACTACAGCACGCTTGGCTACGGCAGCTTCGCCCCTGGCAATGCCGACGGTGGTCTGACCACGCTCGAGGAGAAGTCGCTTGGGGCCTATTCCAAGTCCGGGGGCTCGCCAATCTCCGGTTTGATCAGGCCTGGCGAAGTGCCGCCCACCGGGGGGTTGTTTCTGCTCGACGTCGTGCCCGACGGCGAAGTGCGGTTCGGTTTTCCGAATATTTCCGACAATGCAGAGATTGTCGAGATGATCGCCAGCGGATGCCATTTGATCCTTTTTACCACCGGTCGCGGATCGGTGGTCGGCTCGGCCATATCGCCGGTGATAAAGATCTGCGGAAATCCCGAGACCTTTGCCAAACTGTCTGACGACATGGACATTGATGCCGGCCGGATCATCGAGGGCAAGGCGTCGCTCGATCAGCTGGGCGCAGAAATCTACGAGAGCGTCCTGACAGTGGCTGCGGGCGATGCGACCCGGTCTGAAGTGCTGGGCCATCAGGAGTTCATCCTGACCTACAAGAATTTCGGCCCCACCGGCCCATCCTGTCTTCCCACCGCAGCACGCTGATCCGCAGGAAGGCCAGTCATGATCCACGATCTGTCCCACAATACCGCCCTCGTCACCGCGGCCGCGCATGGCATCGGCCGCTCCGTCGCGGAAGCTTTCCGCGACGCCGGCGCGCGCGTGATCGCGCTCGATATCAACCGCGACGCGCTGGCCACGCTGGACGGGTGCGAAATTCGCCACCTCGATGTGACCGATGGCGCGGCGGTGCTGGCGCTGGCGGCGGAATTGGGTCGCGTCGATATCCTTTTCAACTGTGTCGGCGTGGTCCACAACGGATCGATCCTGGACTGTAGCGACGCGGACTGGGACTTCGCGGTCGCGCTCAACCTTACGTCCGCCATGCGCCTCATCCGCGCGTTC
Above is a genomic segment from Sphingomonas sp. HMP6 containing:
- a CDS encoding aldo/keto reductase → MNLVPGTSWHQHHGARALGLGCAPLGNLYRQISDGEARAVLDAGWDAGLRYYDTAPFYGFGLSERRVGDALRARPRHEFLLSSKVGRLLDPIARADGSEMRMGFASPMPFTPRFDYSYDGVMRSYEASLHRLGLSRIDILLVHDIGRMTHGADNDRHFRDLAEGGYRALDELRAAGDISAVGLGVNEWEVCDAAMQIGRFDCFLLAGRYTLLEQDPLDRFFPKCSEHGALIILGGAYNSGILATGTRGGGEMHYNYAPAPPAIIARTQRIEAIADRHGVTLAAAALQFPLAHPVVASVIAGVGSAGRVAETIALFQEAIPAAFWEDMKAHELIAAHTPVPRGGA
- a CDS encoding amidohydrolase family protein, coding for MQIDSHQHFWSLDRGDYAWPTPDLALIYRDFDAADLGPLLAAMGVDGSILVQATPTTAETQFLLEVAARHTFVKGVVGWVDFDRPDASANVARLAGNPRLKGLRPMIQGIADDHWMLQAHLAPVFDMMVQCGLVFDALIRPQHLPILARLLHRYPRLSAVIDHGAKPQIAAAAFDDWAAAMARIARKTQVCCKLSGLWTEAGGDTGISRIGRYVDHLLACFGPDRLLWGSDWPVVLLAGEYGAWHAQCRDLLSHLSAADQDAIFGGNARRLYALS
- a CDS encoding UxaA family hydrolase; its protein translation is MPLVEPAFILIHPLDNVLVCCRHCEPGLAVQIDGVCETLREPIGVGHKIARRPLAPGESVVKYGAPIGSVTVAVPTGGHVHGHNMRSDYLDSHTRQTANLREETQ
- a CDS encoding UxaA family hydrolase, encoding MIDLQKKRLQGYLRADGRKGVRNVVIVAYLVECAHHVARRIVDRADDPSVQLIGFPGCYPNTYALKMMKQLATHPNVGGVLLVSLGCEAFNRSELADAVAASGRPVETLVIQESGGTAATIAAGLATIADLRSIVERTPRVPMRVSELVVGTICGGSDGTSGISANPAVGRCFDRLVEEGATCIFEETGELIGCEHIMAARALTTDLGHELEGAVDKAARYYSTLGYGSFAPGNADGGLTTLEEKSLGAYSKSGGSPISGLIRPGEVPPTGGLFLLDVVPDGEVRFGFPNISDNAEIVEMIASGCHLILFTTGRGSVVGSAISPVIKICGNPETFAKLSDDMDIDAGRIIEGKASLDQLGAEIYESVLTVAAGDATRSEVLGHQEFILTYKNFGPTGPSCLPTAAR